In a genomic window of Oreochromis aureus strain Israel breed Guangdong linkage group 13, ZZ_aureus, whole genome shotgun sequence:
- the si:ch73-52p7.1 gene encoding uncharacterized protein si:ch73-52p7.1: MAAFSPPAPFLCVLLCVSVALQRSDLRLAYVTHNSFLYYSCSQDPQPCSISSLTDCICKDIQLSTLHRLQSHLSPVFQMRRLTVWFTSPSNAARLLNNSEVRHLTLIYCGSSGMPPFNLEGYFAVHHLERLTVVNLPQKPFYPYPDLNRAKNGDPDRENNAHLDTNRYNTEIDTNLGLITDIKRDFLSLSPAHVQDIFLGREIGAEYYEQARLGIIHKSVLEGEAVVKAYTVKTHIDSSGALPFPELHLPKLPETSVIYVTFVY, translated from the coding sequence ATGGCTGCCTTCAGCCCCCCTGCCCCTTTCCtctgtgtgctgctgtgtgtttcgGTGGCTCTGCAGCGATCTGACTTGCGCCTGGCTTATGTAACCCACAACAGCTTTTTGTACTACTCCTGCAGCCAGGACCCGCAACCCTGTAGCATCTCATCGCTTACAGATTGCATATGCAAGGACATCCAGCTCTCCACACTGCACCGCCTACAGTCGCACTTGTCTCCTGTTTTCCAGATGAGACGTTTAACCGTTTGGTTCACGTCACCATCAAATGCAGCACGTCTGCTCAACAACTCAGAGGTGAGGCACCTCACATTGATCTATTGCGGATCCAGTGGGATGCCTCCTTTTAATCTGGAAGGATATTTTGCCGTGCACCACCTGGAGAGGCTGACGGTGGTCAACCTGCCGCAGAAGCCATTTTATCCCTATCCAGATTTGAACAGAGCCAAGAATGGAGACCCAGACAGAGAAAACAATGCTCACTTAGACACAAATAGGTACAACACAGAAATAGACACAAATCTGGGCTTGatcacagacataaagagagaTTTTTTAAGTCTGTCTCCAGCACATGTCCAAGACATCTTCCTGGGCAGGGAGATCGGAGCAGAGTATTATGAACAAGCCAGACTGGGAATCATCCACAAATCAGTGCTGGAGGGGGAAGCAGTGGTTAAAGCATACACAGTAAAGACACACATAGACAGCAGTGGTGCGCTGCCTTTCCCTGAACTCCACCTGCCGAAATTGCCAGAGACATCTGTCATATATGTCACTTTTGTatactga